The Hippocampus zosterae strain Florida chromosome 19, ASM2543408v3, whole genome shotgun sequence region tggCTCGGGGCTCCGGGAACGACCGTTAAGGTCCACCATTCGGCTGATTTTGTTCACAGGCGTCGCCTCGGCCGAGGAATGTTTGACTTGCTATATTTAGCCGGTGTGATGAAAGAGCCGATCGTCGATGTCGCCTTGACGCCGCGCTCTGGCGGCTTCTCGAGCCGAGGCCGGCAGACGGACGCGCCGGCGGGAATATTAAGCGCAGGTGGGCCTTGCGGACAGACATTAGCATGGGCGTCGCATGCGAGGGGCGCGTGCCTTTTATCGTCAGTTCTTGCCTGGTTCCTCTCTCCTCTCACGCGCTAGCGCACTCGACCTGCGGGGCAAGCTGCGTTGGAGCACTCATTTGATACTCCGGGCATCCAGCTCAAGGTCAATGTTTCGGTATCCTCCGTGTCCTCACAAGTAAGACCGCTTTGGCACAGAGCGAGACGGCTAACGGTGAAAGTTGGCCGCGTGCGGAGTCAAGAGAGGGCCCGTTGATTGGGGCTGCGTGCGCCGCGCCGCGCCTTGCTGCCAGGCTCCATCATTGAAGGGCGAGTGCGGCTTGACCCATTTCGTCAAATGTAGGCCGGCTCATATTCTGGCCCACATCCGTCCTTCATGCTTTCTTGTCAAGTTTCTTGCTAAGCAGATTCTTCAGTCGTCTTCTTTGGAAAGTGCAGCCACAGTTGAGGAAACTTTAGAATTCGGTTTTTTGATGGCGTTATAAAAGCACCGGGGTGGCACGGCGGTCGACGGGTTAGCACGTTCGACTCACGGTGCCGTTGGCGTGATTGTGATTGTTATTGGACTGAAAATGACCCGTATTGTCCGTTTGCATGATTCCTCGACAGTGGCTTaaagagtggggtgggggggggggggggaatatgagGAAGAGAAAAGCATCGCTGGGCTTATTTTCAGCCAGCGTGTCTGAGTGGATTAGTCCGGCATTCCTTCAAGGGATACGAGGCACCCAAACGGAAAATTCCTTTGCCCGCATATCAATTAGTTTGGAGGAGACGGCGAAGAGCGGCCAGTGTGCAGGAACAGTACGGCACGCCGATGCTAGGACGCATTTCAAGGTCGGCCAAAATCACCCACTTTGAacatccgccgccgccgccgtatTCTCACATTCCGTTTTGCGCCGGCGCTGAAAACATTCGGCGGTAAGTGGATTTCCACTCTTGTGAGTTTCCGCGCGCTCCCGGATTAGCGCGGCGTCTAATCACGCAGCCTTTTGAAATGAGCTGAATTGGTCCCAGTGCGATCCCTTggcctggacaaaaaaaaaaaagccttctattGGGAACGGGATCATCCACGGCAGCATCATCCAATGGTTTTAGCGGACCGTGCGACGTTCATGTTCATTTGGGAAATTTCAACCCTGTGAATTTCAAACAACCACCCCGCGCAGTAGCTTTGCCTTTCAGTTTGCGAGCTAACGTGCAATAGCACCGCTGATGTGGCGCCGCAACCCCGAAAGCATTGGCGTGAACACAAACGCTGCGGCCCCATTCGGAGACGGCAGCCGGCAGGCCGCCGCCACTTAGCCGACATGGACGGATGTCTTTTGTTCCGCCTTTGGCTCGGGAAGCTTTTTCTCCTTGcgttttatttacttattgactCTCAATGCGATGAAGGCAACGGAGCCGTCCTTCAGTTTGTCGTTGCCGTCCGCACGACTTCCCGCACTTGAATTCCGACAGCGCTCCTGCGACCGGAGGCCCCCTTTTGCATCTTGTTTTTGCCACTGACAATTAGTGTTTGTCCAATTGCATTCTCCCAAGGTGAGCGCGGACAAGCGAAGCCTCGGCTAATGACTTATTGACCGAGCGCTCCCCAGCGCGCTCGGCCTTCTTCACACCGTCGATAGGACGCGGCCGCTCGAAGGGAAGGCCGTCTTTGGCGAGCCTCGGAAGGGATGCGGAACGCTGCGCAATCCAGCAATTTATCGGCAATGCCAGTGAGTTGCCGTACGCAAAATGACCCCTccaaggggggggtgggggggcggtcgCAGCAGGTCGGAGTGGTCACTCTGCTCAAATAGCACGCAGGCTTGGAAGTTTGGCATGACGCCTTAGCTTTGCCTCCCGTCAAAATGGCCTTTCTCCCGTTATTGATCGATGGATTGATTTTCCAAAGCACATTTGATTCCCTCTCTGACCCGCGTCCATTTCCCGCCCGCATGAGTGTGgagaaagaccccccccccccccaaatccaaTGTGACGGGTAATGAAGGGGTTGGGCTTTGCAGAGGCGTGGCCGATTTCCAGCGTGGGGTGAAGATTCTGAGCAATCTCATCTACCGGGAAAACTtgcttgcttctttttttccagcttctGATCCATCTTGACTTTGGTGGTGACTCAGCTTGGCCCAAAACACCGattttcaagggaaaaaaaaaagccacgcgATGggggcggtgaaaaaaaaatgccgcggCCTGATAGATGGAGCTGGGCGAGGCGGCGTTTGTGAGCGGAATAGTAAAAGGAGGACGGCGAGGCCCTCAAGTCGTCAGGCGGCGTGCGTGGTGGGAGGAAAGCGAGTGCGAGGCACAGAGCCAGAAAATTGCATTGCACGCTCCGTGATTAGTTTACCTCCCCCCACCGCTCGTCCTCCCgaggcctttttttgggggtttgtttttgtgagcgTCTACCAGCGTCTCCCCCTCTCCCGTCGGCTTCCCGCGTCACGACATGGCACCGTCACTTGTGCCCAATTGCACCCCGGCCAACCTCCTCTTTCCTCGTGCGCTCACTTGGCTCAAGATGAGCGCCGAGAGGAACAATCAAAACTTTTACAACAATCGCTTCCATGTGCGGCACTTTGGAGACTTTGTAAATGCTTTACAGCCTTCAACTTTCTTTTATTCGGGaaaaagcccccccgccccacccccagtCATTGATTCTCCCACCTATGTCTGAAAAGGTCTCGCCTGTTCACTGAGCCACGGCTGCCATTTTGGCGCGCAACACAAAGCAAATCATGAACCAAACGACGGCCGACGACCTCTTTGGCTTTATTTGTGGACGAGACGGAGAGGAAGGCTTATTTTGAGTGTGGACAAGGGCTAACTAAAAGCCAGCGATGGCGCACGTTTCTTTTTTGGGTCACGCTCTCTTTGAAAAGCAAGTGGGTCAAAGGCTTTTCTTGTTAATCCGCCACACGAtctgctccttcctcctgccAAACCGGGAGCACGACGGCAAAGCTTTCGCTCTCGGCTATCCCGACACTTTGGCTCCGAAAGAGCAAAAGAGGCCGCGGTGGCTTCCCGCTTTGGCGGCAATAACGGCAGCACCGTGTCGACAACAGCGCTGGAGGAAAGTGCCGCATAACGTGCCACGTTGCATCTCGCAACTCGTCGTCACATTGACAAACAGTCCCCTCGTATGTTGGTGTCGGCATAAAAGTCGGGCAGATGGCTGCGTTGCCTTCTCGGACGCTTTCATGACTGCGCTTCAAGAGTCCACTTTGGATAACCGCAAGAATCCTTTGAAAGACCATCTTCAAACGCAGACCGCATTAGCTTGCGTCATATCGTGCCGAAACAAGAGCTGAGCTGATGTCGGGAAACAGGCGCCAGGTTGTCATgacaaaaatcccccaaaaaacgCCCAAAAACTTTTAAGCGTGCCGCCAACTGAAACCTTAAACGGCGTCGCCCCGCGTGTGTCTGCGCAGGTACATCCGCACCATGTACTTGGGCGTGCAAAGCCACCGGCAGAAGGAGAACCGCCGGCGCTTCTACTGGGCCATGATGTACGAGTACGCCGACGTCAACATGCTGCGACTGCTGGAGACTTTCCTGGAGAGCGCCCCCCAGCTGGTGCTGCAGCTCTGCATCATGATCCAGAGCAACAAGGCCGAGTGGCAGCAGTGTAAGACgccggggggcggggcggggggcggggcctcGCAGTGGGGAAAAAGGTACTTTTCGGTGGCTATCAATAGCCCCTCATGAAGTCTTGGCCTGCTTCCGCAAAAGCAGAAGGCGCTTCCCTTCAAATAAATGCCCGGGGTGCCCGTTTTGGCTAATTAGCATTGAGGCCCCTCCCCTAAGAGCGATCACGGCGCGGCCGATCCAGGCCAAATGCGACGACGGAGCGTTGAGAAAAGGGACGGAAATGtcggcgaaaagaaaaaaggaggagCGTCTCTGAgcgtgcgtttgtgtttgtCAGGTTCCTCGGTGGCGTCCTCCCTCCTGTCCCTGGCCTGGGTGCTGGCGTCCTACCACAAGCTCCTGCGCGACTCTCGCGACGACAAGACCAGCATGAGCTACCGCGGCGCCGTGGTGCACCTGCTGTGGCGGCTCTTCACCATTTCCTCGCGGGTGCTGTCGTTCGCCCTCTTCGCCTCGGTTTTCCACATGTACTTTGGCATCTTCGTGGTGCTCCACTGGTGCGCCATGGCCTTCTGGGTCATCCACGGCGGCACCGACTTCTGCATGTCCAAGTGGGAGGAGGTGCTGTTCAacatggtggtgggggtggtgtACGTCTTCTGCTGGTTCAATGTGCAGGAGGGGCGCGTGCGCTTCCGAATGGCGCTTTATTACACGCTGGTGCTGTCGGAGAACGCCCTCCTCAGCGGGCTGTGGTACGCGTACCGCGACCCGCTCACCAGCGACGCCTACGCCTCTTATGCCCTCTGCGGCGTCTTCCTGTGCTTCGCCTCAGGTGTGGCCTGCATGCTCCTCTACTACGGGGCCCTGCACCCCAAGGGCCCCCGGCCCGGGCTCCCGGCCGGCTCCTGTTGCGCCCGGTTGCTCTGGGGGCTGCCGTTACCCCCCGAGGCCGAGCCCATGGCGCCCGCGCCGGGCCCGGCCTCGGGGGAGCCGGCCGAGTCCGAGCAAAGCGCCGCCGACTCCTCCTGCCTTCCGGTTTTCCAGGTGAGGTCCGCGGAGCCGCCGGACGCGTCCGGCCGGCCCGCCCCGCCCCGAGGCCCCCTCATCAAAATAGACATGCCCAGGAAGCGCTACCCGGCCTGGGACGCCCACTTTGTGGATCGACGCCTGCGCAGGACCGTCAACGTGCTGCAGTACGTCAGCCCCGACGCCGTGGGCGTCAGGTACAGGGACGGCCCCCTCCTCTATGAGCTCCTGCAGTACGAATCGTCCTTCTGAAGGCCGCTCTCGCGCGCCTTCTTTTTCACGTCTCCATTTCGTCCTCCTTCCACCCTCCGCGCTCCATTCGGGAAATCTTTTCATCGCCGCCCGCCCCCTAGTGGAGGCGAGAGGGGCGACGTCTCCCTACGCTGAAACCGAAGTGAGCGCGTGACGGTGCGTTCCGAATGACAGGTCGGGAACTACCTGGGTGGGCTCTTTGGCACCCGTGTAATGGGAAGCCGGGCAAGATCCTTTTTGCAGATGAGAAAAGCTACAAATAGTCGAGCTTTGAGTGCAGCAAGGAGCTCCAACCAGCCTAGTTTCGTTCTCCTGCTTGCAAGAGGAGGCTGTCGTCGgctccgcccccgccccccgctgCAAATGCAACCTCCGTTTGAATGGATCCAAAGTGTTTCTCTCGGAGCCCAGTGAGTCGCAAAGTCcattgcccccccgccccttgtTCCAGAGGGTCAGAAATGGACTGCTCACTTTCCTCCCTGGACCTTTGCACGCATTCTCATAGCTGCAGGTCGTTGCGCTCCCTCCCCTCCGCAGGCCAGGTCTCTGCACACTGAACACCGAGCAATGAGGTCCACCGCCAAAGAACATCGTTTCCCCAAATGTGCTCCCGAGCCGCTTCGTCGTCGGTCTCCCGCTTCCACAAAACATTCCGGCCATCTGGATCCGACGGGAAACCGCTTTGCAGCAACCTCGTTTTGTTTGCCGTCTCTCGGCGGCCATCTTTGATTCGCGCATTGACGTGCGGCAGCGGGGCACGGTGGACTCGGCGCCACACTGATGTCACGACTTTCCGTTACAGTCTTGCAAATGGTGCATTTACAACCCGGTGCTGAAGAAACTCATCCAGTGGTGCTAACACTTCACTTTCGGGGCTTCCCAAggagcaacaaaaacaagacggccccaaaacaacaacaacaccaacatgTTATGCTCAAAAGCGCCAGCACCTcaatccaaacacacacacgcacacacacacacaactcgcTACGGTGCCATTTCGATTTGCCACGGCAGGTCTGCGCACGTTGACGCGTCcggttgcttttgtttgtttgtttttatccgGGACACGGAACTGCGATATTTTGGAGCACAAACTGCAGatggaaatgacattttaaaaaaaagcaagacaagTCTATATATATCGAATGTGATTGATGTGTCGTAGCTTCCTGTCATCAATATGTCCTTTTCTCTGTGCGtagctcttttcttttgttctgaTCGTAGACTTGGCTGTGACAGTTGACCTGAACGTGGACTTGGTGTCACGTCAATTGCTGCTAATTTACAAATCGTTATGGGAGAAGGTTGCTTTTCTTGATATTCCCCCAATTTCTAGGTTGTGTTAGCTTGTGGGTGTGTATTTAACTAACCTCTGGGTTAAGTATGATttctttggaggaaaaaaaaaggcacagagTTGGGATTTCTTTGTCGTGGTTACGTATTATCAAACATGAGTAAATCATTCGTggggaagaggagaaaaaaaaaacgaaataagcAAGGCCGATGTCCAGTATTGTATCTTTTTGCCCTGTTTTAGGGAACAATATGAATATAATAACATATGGTGCTAATGTTCATTTTGTATGGTTATTGTTTTAGAGGAAATGACAACTATTACGCTGAAAATATCATGTTAAGCCTTACCGTAGATTCATATATGACACTGTTCATcccagaggagaaaaaaaataaataggatCTTTGAAAGTGCAATACGGCCAcagagtgtgtgcgcgtgttcgtGCGTGCGTACCATCGCGTTTTCCTGTCCCGTTCTCGCGGAAATAATCATTTGACCTTCATTTctaatttcaattttatttgaagTGTAAATAATATTCCAGGATCAGAATCAGATTCATTTGAGGATTTTGTTTTGGGTCACCAGTTACCCCGCAGCCACATTCGAGTTCTGCTCGAGGCCGTTGAGCAACTTCGGCTTGGAGTCTGTGAGCAACCTGCGTTGGTTAAAAGCTTTTTCACACTCCGAAGCATCCACTGAATGGAGCGTTTGTGGTTGCCAAGTGGCGGCGCAGGCCTCGGCAAACACTTTTCCTGGCTCAAGCGGTGGAGCGCGTAGGTTTTAAACTGGATTTGAACGCATTCACGCTTGACTTCTGTTGGCAGCTTAGTATATTTGCGGCCAGCATAGCAGCTAAATGCTGACTCGCCGTGTTTACTTTGGATTCTCCGTTAATTCCCCGAGCTGACGGACCTCGGAGGTTTATATTGTAGTGTAAGAGTTCGCGTGAGAGCTTTTTAATCGTGTCTAAgagcatgtttctttttttgtgccgGCAAAAGGGGTCCGTTCCGCTTTGTGTGGTTTTTGCAAAACTTCGTGAGCGTGCACTGGCTGCGTGTCGCCACTTGGACCAAAGGGGGGCGCTGCTGTGCGTGACTGACCGCATTCGACGCCCAAAATGGCGGCACGGTTGAAaagtttggattgttttgttccaCTTTGTTTCGCGAGCGATCGGCGAGGCGTGTAGATTAACACCTTCCCCCCGTTTGGATTCACACCGGAAGGCTCGTATGGCGCCTTTCCGCCAAAGGACTTCGGCAGGCGTCCAAAAATGAGAATGGCGCTTATCACCCACCCCAACTTCATCCGTGCTAGGCTAGCAAGCTAAGCTAACGTTGGAAGGAGTTCTCGGAATCTTCGTTTTGATTATGTCGCGTCGCGCTTGGACGGTCGAGGGGCAGGCGGCGAGCAGAACATGAGGAAGAGGACCTCGCCGTAGACATGGAGGAAGAtgtgaaaaaagtgaaaaaggcAAGTTAACACTCTGTACGGCCAGCCACTCGCTTACTTCTACTGTTTGGCTAGCATGCTAACCCGCTCTAGCTCGCCGAACCAGGTGGGTTTGACGCCAAAATTAGTCCCGGAGCTATCATGACGTCTCTCTGGTACCAAATAAACCAGCATTAGAAACACGAGAGTGTACAGCATGAATGAGTCATATTCCGCTCATAAATTAAATGCGTTCAATCGATTATGGCTCGTCGGTCGTCCATGATAGTGATGTCATGCGTCCTGCACTTCTCGTTTGTGCCACTCGAGGGCGATAGTAAGCTGTGCTAATTGCAGAGTAGGCGACGTTGCCTTCATCACGCATTTATTCTCCAGTCTCTCTCGGATCGAAAATAACAGTTCGACCTTTTGCCGTTTGGTTAAACGACAGCCCGTGGATTCGGTACGACGAGTAAACGTCAGAGTATGAACGTTAAAAGCAAGAAGCGATTCTCCTTGAAGCGACACGAACAAAAGCGTGAAGATTATTTGGTTCCGATGCGGCTCAGAAACGGGCTCGGATCGAACAGCTGCGAGCTCGCCTTTCTCTAGCGAGCATACAATGTTAATGCACCTGCCGCGCGAAGCCACCCGGTGTTCAATAATGCAGCGTTGCCCCGTCGTCGAGGTTGAGCGCCGGTGTCATCATCACAGGATGCTGCGGCGGTCCACTTCCTCCCCAGGCAACGTCTTCCCTTTTCTGTTGTTGTGCCTCGCGCGTCTCGCCCTGAGACATACGCGTAAAGTTCGAAGAGTAAACGACTTCAACAATCACGGGAATCCGCTGGCATTTGGTTGCATGGAGTACGAGGTAGGCTCTTGAAATTCTGGACTGATTGAGAAGCCTCTTCGGGTTAGTGCTTTGATGCAGTAGAGGAGAAAATGAAACCGTGTCCCGTGGCATACTCCGAattaagtggggggggggggagtcctaTGGCGGCGACATAATCCAAATTAGTCAGTTGCAATGCGTCGGAAGCTCTCACCAACCTGTGCAGAAGACATTGTGTAAGTATCGGGGCCGTAGTGGTTGCTTCTTCTTTTCCAGTGTACACGGTGACGGCTCGCACCGAGTAACGAGAgccatttcttttcctttttttttcctggtgagGTCAATTGTTGTTACTGCGATGCGTGCTGTAAGCGTCTGGGTGTTTTCTGAACTTGCCCGCGGGTTCTCCCCCTCGCCCCTCAGCCTGGGATCGTGTCGCCCTTCAAGCGGGTCTTCCTGAAGGGCGAAAAGGGACGGGACAAGAAGGCGCAGGAGAAGTCCGCGGAGCGCCGGGCACTCCACACGGTCTCTCTCTCGCAACCCGACCACCGCATCGACCCCGACATCCTGCTCAATGACTACATCGAGAAGGAAGTCAAAGTGAGGGAAAACTCCCAACACAAAGAAGAGACGAACCTTAATTGACACGACTCGGTGCTGTGTTCTTTCTAGTATTTGGGACAGCTGACATCGGTGCCGGGATACttgaacccatcgagcaggacCGAAGTCCTCCAGCTCATTGACACTGCAAGAGTAAGTCGGCGAGAATCACCGCAGACTTTCGAACGGGGGTTCTATACTTTTAGGTCTCTGGGCCGCGCGACTCCGAGCCGGAGCGGCAGGCTGTCGTTGGTCGTAGCTTTTGACTCGCACTCGTGGTCGAGGACTTGACTCGGACCGGGCCTTAGAGACCCGGGGCCGTCTCCGGAGGCGACCGCGCAAGCGTGACCGTCACTCCTGTCGGCAGAAGACGCATCAGTTGGCGGGCCAGCTGACGTCGGAGCAGGACGCCGTGGTGAGCTTGTCGGCCTACAACGTCAAGCTGGTGTGGCGCGACGGCGAGGACATCATCCTGAGGGTGCCCATCCACGACATTGCCGCCGTGTCCTACATCCGGGACGACTCGTTGCACCTCGTCGTCATCAAGACGGGTACGAAGCGGAGCGCCGGCGTGCCCGACGACAATCGCGATGCCGAAGCGTTGCGCGTACTTCTCGCTTCCGCTCCTCAGCCCAGGAATCCGGAGGCTCTCCGTGTCCCAGCTCCTGTCCCGATCTCAACAAATCTCAGACGCTAAGCTCTTTGTCGGAGAGCGGGGCCGTGCTGGTGGAAGTGTGCTGTCTGCTGGTCCTCGCCGTTGACGACAAAGTACGTTGCGTTCCGTGGTCATCTTCGCAGCAATTTGCCTCAAAGAAAGATCATCGTGATTGGATGTCATATTTGGGACGGGAGAAGGTGGGGAAAATGATCCAtcgctgttgttgctgctgcgtgTGCTAGGCAGCCGCCGAGGAGCTGTGCCTGCTGCTCAGCCAAGTCTTTCAAATCGTCTACACCGAGTCCACCATCGACTTTTTGGACAGAGCCATCTTTGACGGAGCCACCACGCCCACCAGACATCTTTCCCTCTACAGCGGTAAGCGTCGGAAGCCGACTCTCGGGAATCAAACGCGTGTTAGTATGACGCTTTCAAATTTGGATTGCCCCGATAAACGTATTCAACGAAAAAGGCGCCTTTGGACGGTCCGCCGGCGTCCTCTGCCACGATGTTGGCGAGAAAGGTGGAAGAGAATTGGACCCGGGGTGCTCAAGTACTAACTTTGTCGTCCATCTGGATGCCTCCTCAGATGACTCGTCAAGCAAAGTGGACATGAAAGAAGCCTTTGAAGGCGAGGCCAGCCCTTTGTAAGAGCTCGCCGTCTCATTTTCCCTCACCCTATACGTCGTTCATGTTCTTTgaaaagcccccctcccccgaccccAAGTCCATTTCAGGCATCGATGGAAGCGGACGGCAGCTCCCCGTCGGCTTCTGGGCCCGCCTCCCCTCAGGCCAAGGCGGCGAGCGAAGGGGAGCTCAGCGCCACGGCCGCCGAGCTGCTCCAGGACTACATGACCACGGTAGCTCGGCCCGCCGCCTTCTCTtcatttatagattttttttgttatcacgGTGTGATCGGTCGAGCGTTTGGGGAAATCTGTTGACCGCTTGAAGCTCCTGATGGTGACCCCGGCGGTCCTTTTGTGCCGTGCAGCTGCGCACCAAGCTGTCCTCGCAGGAAATCCAGCAGTTTGCCGCGCTGCTGCACGACTACCGCAACGGCTCCTCCATCCACGAGTTCTGCATTAACCTGCGGCAGCTCTATGGGGACAGCCGCAAGTTTCTTCTGCTCGGTATGACTTCTTCTCTTTTCGTCTTTAGTCGCGTGACACAAACTAGTGAATTGTCCACCGTTCATTCGCGGcgatgtcattttgacgtttatgTGCAGCGTACAAACGGAACAACACCTTTTCCCGTTGTCCGTCACAGGCCTCCGTCCTTTCATCCCCGAGAAGGACAGTCAGCATTTTGAGAACTTCCTGGAGACCATCGGCGTCAAGGACGGCCGCGGCATCATCACCGACAGCTTCGGCCGCTACCGGCGGGTGGCCGACTCCGACTCTGCCGCCGATGGCGCGGCGGGAAGCGGCGGAGGGAGGGATGGCGCCGCCTCAGATGAGGGCCCGGAGGAGGGCGGGGAGACCTCGGAGGGCGACGAGTGGGACCGCATGATCAGCGACATCAGCAATGACATTGAAGCGCTCGGCTGTAGCCTGGAAGGCGAAGGCGCCGCGCCGTAACGCCTCGGACTCGATTGATGGACGGCGTCGTCATACTGAAGGTTAGAAGTCATATGAAGTCAAGCAAGTGCACTTAGGCTGACACGCGGTCAATCTCTCGTCATTTTTCTACTCGCTTATCGGCAGTATCTGCCAACGCTGTCGGCAATGTAGCGACAACCCCTTCCTCACCACTGTATCGAATCATCTTGTATTTGGGGgccagcccccccgccccatgtaagtgtttgtttttgttctttttagtaGCGTGCAACGTACCCCCTCTCGTTCACCATTTTTGGAGGGATTTTGAAACCATCATTCATTTTGTGCTCTCTGAAACGGCCTAACGACCAAATCAAGCCGTCACTTCGTCAAGCTTGGTTGAACGTCTTCGTTCGAGCTTGACTGGTTCACTGCTTCGGCGGCTTGCCAAAGAAAACTCTGAGAAAGTGAACATTGGATTGTGGCGGTGATGTTCTCACCAAATTCAAGGACTTGGAATCGACACCAAAGTGTTGTAAGCAGTATCCCGGGCCATTTGCGCCCCCTGTAGCCCACGATCAGACATGACAGGCCTGAACAGATGGAACGCACCTCGCACAATTAGCGTGCGTTGAGaacgtttttcaaaataagttaCGATGTGTTCCAagcgtctgggggggggggggggttgacaccACTTTGAAAAATGGGTTCttgaaatcatggatttgatGAACCGCTTTAGTGGAACGGTCCCGAATGACGGTCCCATTCGATGTCCTCTGCGATTTTTAAAAAGGGTGCACGTTTAATCAGGAACGAAATGTCACCGCAAATGCCTAAAGACACCAGATGTGGAAAAACACACTGTCCTTTTTTTCGTGTGCCAAGTGCAATAAATGAACAGAAAAGTGCTGCCAGCACTGACCAAATGAATTGGAAATGCGTCTTCTTGTTGGAGAGACCGAGCTCGAAAGCACGATCGGCAAATATGTTCAAATGTATGAAAACCACAAGTCAAAAGTCATCGCGCTCGGCTCGATCCGATGGAATCCGACTTTGAAATGAAAGCGTCCATGAATcggcgcgccccccccccccccccccccccccccccccgtggaggGACGCCCACTCCGACGAATCGGTCGTCCATTTTAGTGACCCGTCGGGTACGGTTGAAAGCGGAGCTACAAGGTGAGCTCCTCGATGTCGTCGTCGAAGGACGGGATGACGCGGACGGCGGGGCGGCTGTCCACCACGTGCCGAGCGCTCAGGGAGGCGGCCGGCGGGCCCAAGCCGAGGCGCCCCGCCGCTCGCGAGTTTCCCCGCGCCCCGCCCCCCGCCGCGCCGTCCGGCAGCTCCGCCG contains the following coding sequences:
- the xkr6b gene encoding XK-related protein 6b isoform X1, encoding MAAKSDGRGLVSGFAQLRNLDEAVGAGEEGPDGGSSSFHICHCCNTSSCYWGCRSACLHYLRARRREAAAAAAPPHEEQQRLWLDCLWIVLALLVFFWDVGSDVWLAAYYYRGRDFLWSAVTLFFVLVPSVLVQILSFRWFVQDYTEGALGSVQGLSSRRAAASLQRDRCCRLSVWLWQSALHVFQMGQVWRYIRTMYLGVQSHRQKENRRRFYWAMMYEYADVNMLRLLETFLESAPQLVLQLCIMIQSNKAEWQQCSSVASSLLSLAWVLASYHKLLRDSRDDKTSMSYRGAVVHLLWRLFTISSRVLSFALFASVFHMYFGIFVVLHWCAMAFWVIHGGTDFCMSKWEEVLFNMVVGVVYVFCWFNVQEGRVRFRMALYYTLVLSENALLSGLWYAYRDPLTSDAYASYALCGVFLCFASGVACMLLYYGALHPKGPRPGLPAGSCCARLLWGLPLPPEAEPMAPAPGPASGEPAESEQSAADSSCLPVFQVRSAEPPDASGRPAPPRGPLIKIDMPRKRYPAWDAHFVDRRLRRTVNVLQYVSPDAVGVRYRDGPLLYELLQYESSF
- the xkr6b gene encoding XK-related protein 6b isoform X2 is translated as MAAKSDGRGLVSGFAQLRNLDEAVGAGEEGPDGGSSSFHICHCCNTSSCYWGCRSACLHYLRARRREAAAAAAPPHEEQQRLWLDCLWIVLALLVFFWDVGSDVWLAAYYYRGRDFLWSAVTLFFVLVPSVLVQILSFRWFVQDYTEGALGSVQGLSSRRAAASLQRDRCCRLSVWLWQSALHVFQMGQVWRYIRTMYLGVQSHRQKENRRRFYWAMMYEYADVNMLRLLETFLESAPQLVLQLCIMIQSNKAEWQQCSSVASSLLSLAWVLASYHKLLRDSRDDKTSMSYRGAVVHLLWRLFTISSRVLSFALFASVFHMYFGIFVVLHWCAMAFWVIHGGTDFCMSKWEEVLFNMVVGVVYVFCWFNVQEGRVRFRMALYYTLVLSENALLSGLWCGLHAPLLRGPAPQGPPARAPGRLLLRPVALGAAVTPRGRAHGARAGPGLGGAGRVRAKRRRLLLPSGFPGEVRGAAGRVRPARPAPRPPHQNRHAQEALPGLGRPLCGSTPAQDRQRAAVRQPRRRGRQVQGRPPPL
- the ccm2 gene encoding cerebral cavernous malformations protein 2 homolog isoform X2, producing MEEDVKKVKKPGIVSPFKRVFLKGEKGRDKKAQEKSAERRALHTVSLSQPDHRIDPDILLNDYIEKEVKYLGQLTSVPGYLNPSSRTEVLQLIDTARKTHQLAGQLTSEQDAVVSLSAYNVKLVWRDGEDIILRVPIHDIAAVSYIRDDSLHLVVIKTAQESGGSPCPSSCPDLNKSQTLSSLSESGAVLVEVCCLLVLAVDDKAAAEELCLLLSQVFQIVYTESTIDFLDRAIFDGATTPTRHLSLYSDDSSSKVDMKEAFEGEASPFPFQASMEADGSSPSASGPASPQAKAASEGELSATAAELLQDYMTTLRTKLSSQEIQQFAALLHDYRNGSSIHEFCINLRQLYGDSRKFLLLGLRPFIPEKDSQHFENFLETIGVKDGRGIITDSFGRYRRVADSDSAADGAAGSGGGRDGAASDEGPEEGGETSEGDEWDRMISDISNDIEALGCSLEGEGAAP
- the ccm2 gene encoding cerebral cavernous malformations protein 2 homolog isoform X1 — translated: MLMHLPREATRCSIMQRCPVVEVERRCHHHRMLRRSTSSPGNVFPFLLLCLARLALRHTRKVRRVNDFNNHGNPLAFGCMEYEPGIVSPFKRVFLKGEKGRDKKAQEKSAERRALHTVSLSQPDHRIDPDILLNDYIEKEVKYLGQLTSVPGYLNPSSRTEVLQLIDTARKTHQLAGQLTSEQDAVVSLSAYNVKLVWRDGEDIILRVPIHDIAAVSYIRDDSLHLVVIKTAQESGGSPCPSSCPDLNKSQTLSSLSESGAVLVEVCCLLVLAVDDKAAAEELCLLLSQVFQIVYTESTIDFLDRAIFDGATTPTRHLSLYSDDSSSKVDMKEAFEGEASPFPFQASMEADGSSPSASGPASPQAKAASEGELSATAAELLQDYMTTLRTKLSSQEIQQFAALLHDYRNGSSIHEFCINLRQLYGDSRKFLLLGLRPFIPEKDSQHFENFLETIGVKDGRGIITDSFGRYRRVADSDSAADGAAGSGGGRDGAASDEGPEEGGETSEGDEWDRMISDISNDIEALGCSLEGEGAAP